A genomic segment from Lignipirellula cremea encodes:
- a CDS encoding NHLP bacteriocin export ABC transporter permease/ATPase subunit, producing the protein MAFWQQLFESEGETREVAGNHPLDLRDPSLVWMIAAGRIDLFAMATDEETAPGPRLHLGQFAPGDMLFSGTGLLAVGTPDTQVLGLPLSRLQEVLGGKGSAAETPSEDTPSEQTLPDATSPEDAATASDTPAASDALAASDAPAEAAPPVSAVEPPSLEERGKEFAALIDLWIERLTQGVVRSYVPRKYVTLNADLETRLKADCVVSPVATVWIPGSEHDWTYLDDYALSIRDPQQSFPVADCAWLHTSERAIVTAVSTPNLLQEPRFWPGLDHFHQVILECAARKVASEQAADLRRLRRKSIAEKEQELAALTSLASAAHTESVAEAQAPSEDPLLAACRVIGHRMNFEVATPRSLSKNQVADPVAAIARASSVRHREVALKGQWWKEENGPLLGFRSSDEAPVALLPKGKGYEIFDPKTGQSTSMTAAGRSKLQGRAYMFYRSLPSRKMTPGDIFLCSLPGTGMDWLRVVLLGLAGAVLSLFVPIATGTIVGEIIPSSNKLQLAIFVLALVINTFVVSVFEYCQSIAVLRLETRMDASMEGGVWDRLLNLPASFFRQYSTGDLAMRAMGIGQIRQMFTEAAMTSVLNFVFSFVAFALLFYYDVRLALVATGAFLLVMIATAFTVWLQLPYERRHYEAQGRVASIVFQLLGGISRLRVAGAETRALAYWARNYSEQIRLSFRGQWIANNLGTFNSAIPLLASLAIFAAVAALPRDQVSLSTFLAFSAAFASIMGAATSMSGTITSILDVVPLYERCRPILETPPEFHLAKREPGQLSGRIEVGHVSFSYDKDGPRVLEDVSIEVQPGEFVAFVGPSGSGKSTILRLLLGFEKPDTGSVYYDREDLAQLDQQAVRRQIGVVLQNGKIGSGSIFRAIIGSAPLTLDDAWEAARLSGLDKDIEGMPMGMHTVISEGESTLSGGQRQRLMIARAIVNRPKILLFDEATSALDNVTQEIVSQSLERLKATRIVVAHRLSTIVNADRIFVIQQGKVIQEGNFQDLLNQPGLFAELAKRQLA; encoded by the coding sequence ATGGCGTTCTGGCAGCAACTTTTTGAATCCGAAGGGGAAACTCGCGAGGTGGCGGGGAATCACCCTCTGGACCTGCGCGATCCTTCACTCGTCTGGATGATCGCGGCGGGTCGCATCGACCTGTTCGCGATGGCGACCGACGAAGAAACCGCGCCCGGTCCGCGGCTGCACCTGGGCCAGTTCGCCCCGGGAGACATGCTCTTCAGCGGGACCGGCTTGCTGGCCGTCGGCACGCCCGACACCCAGGTGCTGGGACTGCCGCTCTCTCGCCTGCAGGAAGTCCTCGGCGGCAAAGGATCGGCGGCGGAAACGCCCAGCGAGGATACGCCGAGCGAGCAGACCTTGCCGGACGCTACGTCCCCTGAAGATGCAGCGACGGCCAGCGATACTCCGGCCGCCAGCGATGCTCTGGCCGCCAGCGATGCTCCCGCAGAGGCCGCGCCTCCAGTGTCCGCTGTGGAGCCGCCTTCGCTCGAGGAGCGCGGGAAGGAATTTGCGGCGCTGATTGACCTGTGGATTGAACGGCTAACGCAGGGCGTGGTGCGCAGCTATGTGCCGCGGAAGTACGTTACGCTTAATGCCGATCTGGAAACGCGTCTCAAAGCGGACTGCGTCGTTAGTCCTGTCGCGACCGTTTGGATTCCCGGCAGCGAGCATGACTGGACCTACCTCGACGACTACGCACTGTCGATTCGCGACCCTCAGCAAAGCTTCCCTGTCGCCGACTGCGCCTGGCTGCATACGAGCGAGCGCGCCATCGTTACGGCCGTCTCCACGCCCAATCTGCTGCAGGAACCTCGATTCTGGCCAGGGCTGGATCACTTCCACCAGGTGATTCTGGAATGTGCGGCCCGCAAGGTCGCCAGCGAACAGGCAGCCGATCTGCGGCGATTGCGGCGCAAATCGATCGCCGAGAAAGAACAGGAACTGGCGGCGTTGACCTCGCTGGCTTCCGCCGCCCATACGGAATCGGTCGCAGAGGCCCAGGCGCCCAGTGAAGATCCTTTGCTGGCCGCTTGCCGTGTGATCGGCCATCGGATGAACTTTGAAGTCGCCACCCCGCGGAGCCTTTCGAAAAACCAGGTGGCAGACCCGGTCGCGGCCATCGCCCGGGCCTCCAGCGTGCGGCACCGCGAAGTCGCCCTGAAGGGCCAGTGGTGGAAAGAAGAAAACGGCCCGCTGCTCGGCTTTCGGTCCAGCGATGAAGCGCCGGTGGCGCTTCTGCCCAAGGGAAAAGGGTACGAGATTTTCGACCCGAAAACCGGCCAGAGCACCTCGATGACAGCCGCCGGGCGGTCGAAGCTGCAGGGTCGGGCGTATATGTTTTATCGCTCACTGCCTTCGCGGAAGATGACGCCCGGTGATATTTTCCTTTGCAGTCTGCCGGGCACCGGTATGGACTGGCTGCGTGTGGTTCTGCTGGGACTGGCCGGCGCCGTCCTGAGCCTGTTCGTGCCGATCGCCACAGGAACCATCGTCGGCGAGATCATTCCCAGCTCTAACAAACTGCAGCTGGCCATTTTTGTGCTGGCCCTGGTGATCAACACCTTTGTGGTCTCCGTGTTTGAGTACTGCCAAAGCATCGCTGTGCTGCGACTGGAAACCCGGATGGACGCCTCGATGGAAGGCGGCGTCTGGGACCGGCTGCTGAACCTGCCGGCCTCGTTCTTTCGCCAGTACTCCACCGGCGACCTGGCGATGCGGGCGATGGGGATCGGCCAGATCCGGCAGATGTTCACCGAAGCGGCCATGACGTCGGTCCTGAACTTTGTGTTTTCGTTCGTCGCCTTTGCCCTGCTCTTTTATTACGACGTTCGCCTGGCCCTGGTGGCGACGGGCGCTTTCCTGCTGGTGATGATAGCCACGGCCTTCACCGTATGGCTGCAGCTGCCCTATGAACGGCGGCACTACGAAGCGCAGGGCCGGGTCGCCAGTATTGTGTTCCAGCTGCTGGGCGGCATCTCCCGGTTACGCGTCGCCGGCGCCGAGACCCGGGCGCTGGCCTACTGGGCCCGGAACTACAGCGAACAGATCCGGCTGTCGTTTCGCGGCCAATGGATCGCTAACAACCTGGGAACCTTTAACTCGGCCATTCCTTTGCTGGCCAGCCTGGCGATCTTTGCCGCGGTTGCCGCCTTGCCGCGGGACCAGGTCAGCCTGTCGACTTTCCTTGCTTTCAGTGCGGCCTTTGCATCGATCATGGGGGCGGCCACCTCCATGAGCGGCACGATTACTTCCATCCTGGACGTGGTTCCGCTGTACGAGCGCTGCCGGCCCATCCTGGAAACGCCGCCTGAGTTTCATCTGGCCAAACGGGAGCCAGGCCAGCTGTCCGGCCGGATTGAAGTCGGGCATGTCTCGTTCAGCTACGACAAAGACGGCCCGCGCGTGCTGGAAGATGTTTCCATCGAAGTGCAGCCGGGCGAGTTTGTCGCCTTTGTAGGTCCCTCGGGCTCCGGCAAATCGACCATCCTGCGTTTGCTGCTGGGCTTTGAAAAACCGGACACCGGCTCGGTCTACTATGATCGCGAGGATCTGGCCCAGCTTGACCAGCAGGCCGTGCGCCGGCAGATTGGCGTGGTGCTGCAGAATGGCAAGATCGGCTCCGGCAGCATTTTCCGCGCGATCATCGGTTCGGCCCCGCTCACCCTCGACGACGCCTGGGAAGCGGCCCGGCTAAGCGGTCTCGATAAAGATATCGAAGGCATGCCGATGGGGATGCATACGGTAATTTCCGAAGGGGAAAGCACCCTTTCCGGCGGACAACGCCAGCGGTTAATGATTGCCAGGGCGATCGTTAACCGGCCGAAAATCCTGCTGTTCGACGAAGCCACCAGCGCCCTGGATAACGTCACCCAGGAGATCGTTTCGCAAAGCCTGGAGCGCCTCAAAGCCACGCGGATTGTGGTCGCCCATCGCCTCAGCACCATTGTCAACGCCGATCGGATCTTTGTGATCCAGCAAGGGAAAGTCATCCAGGAAGGCAACTTCCAGGATCTGCTCAACCAGCCGGGCCTGTTTGCCGAACTCGCCAAACGCCAGCTGGCGTAA
- a CDS encoding carbamoyltransferase C-terminal domain-containing protein, which translates to MYVLGINSVYHESAACLLDNGRLVAIAEEERFNRVKHGKKPLPDNPDQLPLRSIDYCLRTAGIDLRQVAHIGYSSHPDVRVQRLSGDALDMAQYFCNNIRKTPENLRDMGFAGEFHFIDHHVCHAASAFYPSPFEEAAILTIDGIGDASTTTSHHGVGSQMTLIQEIIPHNSIGFLWELVSMFLGFDIYDATKIMGLAAYGDPSVYRDAFSQIIKATPDGKFEVDSDLTRFYELDYYNASGYFGGLEKVFGLPRRNPKDELTQAYKDISATLQDITDEIVLHITQYLFEKTQSKNLCVAGGVALNCVTNQRIFEQGPFEQLYIQPVAHDGGTAIGAAFYLWHQQLKQPRQACMEHPYWGPEFTTEEIEQALQDRNLTYTRVDQIEDEVARLISEGAVVGWFQGRMEVGPRALGNRSLLADPRNPQMRDMLNHKVKHREFFRPFAPSVLLEEASNWFQIEKENMASEFMLMAYAAHDHLVDKIPAVAHVDGTCRVQLVRQTANPKYHRLISSFFERTGVPMVLNTSFNDSEPIVCSPADAVHTFMKTRIDYLAIGDFLVSKEQNPGPPWEADSAERKCSLQRVLPALHEVVDKAVWDMRLTRYGDIWLATEKEQNASPGSAPIYVEQQLLAGALQEEPLAGKRVLDLSLNAGLLAISAAQAGAKVTALASGPITLPAFNVALNGVHANVEILPRTSAVYQPVTGKKFDWIVGTVNLAPRITQAVDSAAVALGLGPLASVLFQLDTHLAPGGQALIAGVVPGDEQHPHLLSPLLESLAGAVTVRQHPDISTYKEMLDWLVYMGQLPKSQSDLLLLRASQENTTHAHMCLVHYAKDQPHVVTSEPLAPGADDWRWTVRGLEWA; encoded by the coding sequence ATGTATGTTTTGGGAATCAACTCGGTCTATCACGAGTCGGCCGCCTGTCTGCTGGATAATGGCCGCCTGGTGGCGATTGCCGAAGAAGAGCGTTTCAACCGCGTCAAACACGGCAAGAAACCGTTGCCCGATAACCCCGATCAACTGCCATTGCGATCGATCGACTATTGCCTGAGAACGGCCGGCATCGACCTGCGGCAGGTTGCCCATATCGGCTACTCCTCGCATCCCGATGTCCGCGTGCAACGGCTTTCCGGCGATGCGCTCGACATGGCGCAGTACTTCTGCAACAACATCCGCAAAACGCCTGAGAACCTGCGCGACATGGGCTTTGCCGGTGAGTTTCATTTTATCGATCACCATGTATGCCATGCGGCGTCGGCCTTTTATCCGTCTCCTTTTGAGGAAGCGGCCATCCTGACGATCGACGGCATCGGCGACGCCAGCACCACCACATCACACCATGGCGTCGGCTCGCAGATGACGCTGATTCAGGAGATCATTCCGCACAATTCGATCGGCTTCCTGTGGGAGTTGGTCTCCATGTTCCTGGGCTTCGACATCTACGACGCCACCAAAATCATGGGGCTGGCGGCCTATGGCGACCCGAGCGTCTACCGCGACGCCTTCAGCCAGATCATCAAAGCGACGCCCGACGGCAAGTTTGAAGTCGACTCGGATCTGACTCGCTTCTATGAGCTGGATTATTACAATGCGTCCGGCTACTTCGGCGGACTGGAAAAGGTCTTCGGCCTGCCACGGCGTAACCCGAAGGACGAACTCACCCAGGCCTATAAAGATATCTCCGCCACCCTGCAGGATATCACGGACGAAATCGTCCTGCATATTACGCAGTACCTGTTCGAGAAAACCCAGTCCAAGAACCTATGCGTCGCCGGCGGAGTTGCGCTCAACTGCGTTACCAACCAGCGCATATTTGAGCAAGGTCCGTTCGAGCAGCTCTATATCCAGCCCGTCGCCCACGACGGCGGCACCGCGATCGGGGCGGCCTTTTACCTGTGGCATCAACAGTTAAAACAGCCTCGCCAGGCCTGCATGGAACACCCTTACTGGGGACCCGAGTTCACGACCGAAGAGATTGAACAGGCCCTGCAGGACCGCAACCTGACCTACACACGCGTCGACCAGATTGAAGACGAAGTCGCCCGGCTGATCAGCGAAGGCGCCGTGGTCGGCTGGTTCCAGGGACGCATGGAAGTCGGCCCTCGCGCGCTAGGCAATCGCAGCCTGCTGGCCGATCCACGCAACCCCCAGATGCGCGATATGCTGAACCACAAGGTAAAGCACCGCGAGTTCTTCCGGCCGTTCGCCCCCAGCGTGTTGCTGGAAGAAGCGTCCAACTGGTTCCAGATCGAAAAAGAGAACATGGCCTCGGAGTTCATGCTAATGGCTTACGCCGCGCACGATCACCTGGTCGACAAGATCCCGGCCGTCGCGCATGTCGACGGCACCTGCCGCGTGCAGCTTGTCCGGCAAACAGCCAACCCGAAGTACCACCGGCTGATCTCCAGCTTCTTCGAGCGGACCGGCGTGCCGATGGTGCTGAACACCTCGTTCAACGACAGCGAGCCGATCGTCTGCTCGCCTGCGGACGCCGTGCATACCTTTATGAAAACGCGGATCGACTACCTGGCGATCGGCGACTTTCTGGTCAGCAAAGAACAGAATCCCGGTCCGCCCTGGGAAGCCGATTCGGCCGAGCGGAAGTGTTCGCTCCAGCGTGTTTTGCCGGCCCTGCACGAAGTCGTCGACAAAGCCGTCTGGGACATGCGTCTGACGCGCTACGGCGATATCTGGCTGGCGACGGAGAAGGAACAGAACGCCTCGCCGGGCTCCGCCCCCATTTATGTCGAGCAGCAACTGCTGGCGGGCGCCCTGCAGGAGGAACCGCTGGCCGGCAAACGCGTGCTGGACCTGTCGCTGAACGCCGGACTCTTGGCGATCAGCGCGGCCCAGGCCGGCGCCAAAGTCACCGCTTTGGCTTCGGGCCCGATTACCTTGCCTGCCTTTAATGTGGCCCTGAACGGCGTCCATGCGAATGTCGAAATTCTTCCGCGTACATCGGCCGTTTACCAGCCCGTTACCGGGAAAAAGTTCGACTGGATTGTGGGCACGGTGAACCTGGCTCCGCGGATCACCCAGGCGGTCGACTCGGCCGCCGTGGCGCTGGGGCTGGGTCCCTTGGCGTCGGTGCTGTTCCAGCTCGACACCCACCTGGCTCCCGGCGGGCAGGCGTTAATCGCCGGCGTTGTCCCAGGCGACGAGCAGCATCCGCACCTGCTGTCGCCGCTGCTGGAAAGCCTCGCAGGAGCGGTTACCGTTCGCCAGCACCCGGATATCTCGACCTACAAGGAGATGCTGGACTGGCTTGTGTACATGGGCCAGCTGCCCAAGTCCCAGTCGGACCTGCTGCTGCTCCGGGCTTCGCAGGAAAACACGACCCACGCCCACATGTGCCTGGTGCATTACGCCAAAGACCAGCCGCACGTGGTAACCAGCGAACCGCTGGCCCCGGGCGCCGACGACTGGCGCTGGACCGTCCGCGGCCTGGAATGGGCCTGA
- the groL gene encoding chaperonin GroEL (60 kDa chaperone family; promotes refolding of misfolded polypeptides especially under stressful conditions; forms two stacked rings of heptamers to form a barrel-shaped 14mer; ends can be capped by GroES; misfolded proteins enter the barrel where they are refolded when GroES binds), with product MPKMIAFDQEAREAIRRGVSKLARAVKVTLGPKGRNVILQKSFGSPTVTKDGVTVAKEIELEDVYEDMGARMVREVASKTSDVAGDGTTTATVMAEAIFNEGLRAVVAGVNPIQMKKGIEQAVEDITAKLQKMAIKIKDKTEEIANVATIAANNDREIGEKMAEAMSKVGQEGVITVDESKSLETTIEVVEGMQFDRGYLSPYFVTTPQKMTADLEDAYVLVYEKKITNIKDFVPLLEQVAQQGKPLLVIAEDVEGEALATLVINSMRGTFRCVAVKAPGYGDRRKAMMEDIAIMTGGQAIFEALGRKLESLSLADLGRAKQITVDKDNTTIIEGAGETRDIKARIEQIRREVENSSSDYDREKLEERLAKLAGGVAKVNVGAATESEMKEKKARVEDALHATRAAIEEGILPGGGVALLRASAAVKMGELSHDEKIGYEIVIRACRAPLTMIASNAGQDGGIVCERVLEKKGNYGYNALTDVYEDLVVAGVIDPAKVTRTALANAASVATLLLTSDALIADMPKGKKEKGHGGDHDMY from the coding sequence ATGCCCAAAATGATTGCCTTTGACCAGGAGGCCCGCGAAGCCATTCGCCGCGGCGTCTCGAAACTTGCCCGTGCGGTAAAGGTCACCCTCGGCCCCAAAGGCCGCAACGTGATCCTGCAGAAAAGCTTCGGCTCGCCCACCGTCACCAAAGACGGCGTGACGGTCGCCAAAGAAATTGAACTCGAAGACGTCTACGAAGACATGGGCGCCCGCATGGTGCGCGAAGTCGCCAGCAAGACCAGCGACGTGGCCGGCGACGGCACCACGACCGCCACGGTCATGGCGGAAGCGATCTTCAACGAAGGTCTGCGAGCCGTGGTCGCCGGCGTGAACCCGATCCAGATGAAAAAAGGGATCGAACAGGCCGTCGAAGATATCACCGCCAAACTGCAGAAGATGGCGATCAAGATCAAAGACAAGACGGAAGAAATCGCCAATGTGGCGACGATCGCCGCCAATAACGATCGCGAAATCGGCGAGAAAATGGCCGAAGCGATGTCGAAGGTCGGCCAGGAAGGCGTGATCACCGTCGACGAAAGCAAAAGCCTGGAAACCACGATCGAAGTCGTGGAAGGCATGCAGTTCGACCGCGGTTATCTGTCGCCTTACTTCGTGACCACGCCGCAGAAAATGACGGCCGATCTCGAAGACGCCTACGTGCTGGTGTACGAAAAGAAGATCACCAACATTAAAGACTTCGTGCCGCTGCTCGAGCAGGTCGCCCAGCAAGGCAAGCCGCTGCTGGTCATCGCCGAAGACGTCGAAGGCGAAGCCCTCGCCACGCTGGTCATCAACTCGATGCGCGGCACCTTCCGCTGCGTCGCCGTCAAAGCCCCCGGCTACGGCGATCGTCGCAAAGCGATGATGGAAGATATCGCCATCATGACCGGTGGTCAGGCGATCTTCGAAGCGCTCGGCCGCAAGCTAGAATCGCTCAGCCTGGCCGACCTGGGCCGCGCCAAGCAGATCACCGTCGACAAAGACAACACGACGATCATCGAAGGCGCCGGCGAAACCCGCGACATCAAAGCGCGCATCGAGCAGATCCGCCGCGAAGTCGAGAATTCGTCCAGCGATTACGATCGTGAAAAACTCGAAGAACGCCTCGCCAAACTGGCCGGCGGCGTCGCCAAGGTCAACGTGGGCGCCGCGACCGAAAGCGAAATGAAAGAGAAGAAAGCTCGCGTCGAAGACGCCCTGCACGCCACCCGTGCGGCGATCGAAGAAGGCATTCTTCCCGGCGGCGGCGTGGCCCTGCTGCGTGCTTCGGCCGCGGTCAAAATGGGTGAACTGTCGCACGACGAAAAGATCGGCTACGAGATCGTCATTCGTGCCTGTCGCGCTCCGCTGACCATGATCGCCAGCAATGCCGGTCAAGACGGCGGCATCGTGTGCGAACGCGTCCTGGAGAAGAAGGGGAACTACGGCTACAACGCCCTGACGGACGTGTACGAAGATCTCGTCGTCGCCGGCGTGATCGACCCCGCCAAAGTGACCCGCACCGCCCTGGCCAACGCGGCCAGCGTCGCGACCCTGCTGCTCACCAGCGACGCCCTGATCGCTGACATGCCCAAGGGCAAAAAGGAAAAAGGCCACGGCGGCGATCACGACATGTATTAA
- a CDS encoding co-chaperone GroES, with protein MATATKKKGKVKLQPLGDRVVVEREASEERTAGGIVLPDSAKNKPSRGTVKSVGNGRLLEDGTRGEMQIKVGDRVIFTSYGPETFTVGEEEYLLMSESDILAVITE; from the coding sequence ATGGCGACGGCCACCAAGAAGAAAGGCAAGGTCAAGCTGCAGCCGCTTGGCGACCGAGTTGTTGTGGAGCGCGAAGCGTCGGAGGAGCGCACCGCCGGCGGTATCGTTCTGCCCGATTCGGCCAAGAACAAGCCCTCCCGCGGCACCGTGAAGAGCGTCGGCAACGGGCGTCTGCTCGAAGACGGCACCCGCGGCGAAATGCAGATCAAAGTCGGCGACCGGGTCATTTTCACCAGCTACGGACCGGAAACCTTCACCGTCGGTGAAGAAGAGTATTTGCTGATGAGCGAAAGCGACATTCTGGCGGTTATTACCGAGTAG
- a CDS encoding SLC13 family permease, translating into MADQRPLGRRTGIMTIEAWLTLGVVFFLFLALVRNIAPPDLLFVGAAALLAVLGIISPEEAFAGFANTGMLTVAVLFVVVAGLRETGVLDYLGHHVLGRATTEKGVLARLAVVVLPLSAFLNNTPIVAMFVPVVIDWCRKNQISPSKLLLPLSFLAILGGTCTLIGTSTNLVINGLMIQNGLPGMSLFEIGKIGLPYALIGVTYLLTIGQALLPERQELLEQLGETRREYLAELLVKPGCRLIGKSVVGAGLRQLPGLFLIEIDRDGRIIGPVGPEDVIAENDRLVFTGIVSSIIELEKITGLVPVADSGYEVSPSEQRQRRLCEAVVSPTSSLLRKTIREADFRATYGAAVVAVHRSGKRVEQKIGDITLRSGDTLLLQVGPHFLRAYRHDPAFYLVSDVADWRPVRRDRAWISVVLFTLLIVLMTTGVIPIILSATLTAVLMVGLGCISSGDARRSIEWQVLITIASAFGVGAALQNSGAATAIATTLVNSTQAWGPIAALAVIYLLGSLMTEVITNNAAAVLMFPFCIETARLYEVSPLPFLMALILSASASFMTPIGYQTNMMVYGPGGYRFTDFLRIGIPLNFLLWIVAVILIPTIWSF; encoded by the coding sequence TTGGCTGACCAACGCCCCTTGGGCCGCAGGACAGGAATCATGACCATCGAAGCATGGCTCACACTGGGTGTCGTTTTTTTCCTGTTTCTCGCCCTGGTCCGCAATATCGCGCCACCCGACCTGCTGTTTGTCGGGGCCGCTGCGTTGCTCGCGGTGCTGGGAATCATTTCCCCTGAAGAGGCGTTCGCCGGATTCGCCAATACGGGGATGCTGACCGTCGCCGTTCTGTTTGTTGTCGTGGCGGGGCTAAGAGAGACAGGCGTACTGGACTATCTGGGACATCATGTTCTCGGCAGGGCGACGACAGAGAAAGGCGTGCTGGCCCGGCTGGCGGTCGTGGTGTTGCCGTTATCCGCGTTCTTGAACAACACCCCCATCGTTGCCATGTTTGTCCCTGTCGTGATCGATTGGTGCCGGAAGAATCAGATTTCCCCCTCAAAACTGTTGCTGCCCCTTTCCTTTCTGGCAATCCTCGGGGGAACGTGCACGCTGATTGGAACTTCGACCAATCTCGTGATCAATGGATTGATGATTCAAAACGGATTGCCAGGAATGTCGCTGTTTGAAATCGGCAAGATTGGTCTGCCCTATGCCCTGATTGGAGTGACCTATCTCCTCACGATCGGTCAAGCGCTGTTGCCGGAACGTCAGGAGTTGCTCGAGCAGCTGGGCGAGACGCGCCGGGAATACCTTGCCGAACTGCTCGTCAAACCCGGTTGCCGTCTGATTGGAAAATCGGTGGTCGGAGCGGGGCTCAGACAGCTGCCCGGCTTGTTCCTGATTGAGATTGATCGAGACGGTCGAATCATCGGTCCGGTGGGACCTGAAGACGTGATCGCAGAGAACGATCGGCTTGTGTTTACGGGGATCGTCAGCAGCATTATCGAACTCGAAAAGATAACGGGTCTCGTGCCCGTCGCAGACTCGGGCTACGAGGTGTCCCCCAGCGAACAGAGACAGCGCAGGCTGTGCGAGGCGGTCGTATCGCCCACGTCCTCGCTCTTAAGAAAGACGATCCGAGAAGCAGACTTCCGTGCGACGTATGGCGCCGCGGTTGTCGCCGTCCATCGGTCGGGAAAGCGGGTCGAACAAAAAATTGGCGATATTACGCTGCGATCGGGCGATACGCTGTTGCTTCAGGTCGGACCGCATTTCCTCCGGGCCTATCGCCATGACCCCGCTTTCTATCTGGTGAGCGACGTGGCCGACTGGCGTCCCGTGCGACGGGATCGCGCCTGGATTTCTGTGGTGCTGTTCACGTTGTTAATCGTCTTGATGACGACCGGCGTGATACCGATCATACTCTCGGCAACCTTGACCGCGGTGCTGATGGTGGGACTGGGGTGCATTTCAAGCGGCGACGCCCGACGCAGCATTGAATGGCAAGTGCTCATTACCATTGCCTCAGCCTTTGGCGTAGGCGCCGCCCTGCAGAACTCTGGCGCCGCCACCGCCATTGCCACGACGCTCGTCAACTCCACCCAGGCCTGGGGACCGATTGCAGCACTCGCCGTCATCTATCTGCTTGGATCCCTCATGACGGAGGTCATCACCAACAATGCCGCCGCGGTGTTGATGTTCCCCTTTTGCATTGAAACAGCGCGGCTTTACGAAGTCAGTCCCCTTCCCTTCCTGATGGCGTTGATTCTTTCCGCTTCCGCAAGTTTCATGACGCCCATTGGCTACCAGACTAATATGATGGTCTATGGTCCAGGCGGCTATCGCTTTACCGATTTCCTGCGGATCGGCATTCCCCTCAACTTCTTGCTATGGATCGTTGCCGTCATCTTAATCCCGACAATATGGTCGTTTTAA
- a CDS encoding LOG family protein codes for MSDSPEKPFGEPSDEAAGADHARQVGRTDDIVAQMQETIEKLVADDASRGDMKILSRTLRELRYAFKVFAQYRERRKVTVFGSARTPPEAPAYQQAADFGEAMAAHDWFVLTGAAAGIMEAGHVGAGRENSMGLNIMLPFEQSSNTVIEGDHKLVHMKYFFTRKLMFVKECDALVCLPGGFGTLDEALEVLTLLQTGKRNVAPVVLLDAPGGGYWKALDSFIQEHMLQGGMISPEDLSLYKVTESCEEAVNECLHFYSVYHSMRYVRDRLVFRLNQPLSAELLAAVNEHFADILTEGCFDQRGPLKHESDEPDLAHLTRLVFTFNRRDLGRLRQLVDCLNNGRITP; via the coding sequence ATGTCGGATTCTCCTGAAAAACCGTTTGGCGAACCCTCCGATGAAGCAGCCGGCGCCGACCATGCCCGGCAGGTGGGCCGCACCGACGATATCGTGGCGCAGATGCAGGAAACGATCGAGAAGCTGGTCGCCGATGACGCCAGTCGCGGCGATATGAAAATCCTCAGCCGCACCCTGCGCGAACTGCGATACGCCTTCAAGGTGTTCGCCCAGTATCGCGAACGTCGCAAGGTCACCGTATTTGGTTCCGCCCGGACCCCTCCGGAGGCTCCGGCCTACCAGCAGGCGGCCGATTTTGGCGAAGCGATGGCGGCCCACGATTGGTTCGTGCTGACCGGCGCCGCCGCCGGCATTATGGAGGCCGGCCACGTTGGCGCCGGACGGGAAAACTCCATGGGGCTGAACATCATGCTCCCGTTCGAGCAGTCCTCGAACACGGTCATCGAAGGCGACCACAAGCTGGTTCACATGAAGTACTTCTTCACGCGCAAACTGATGTTCGTCAAAGAGTGCGACGCCCTGGTTTGCCTGCCCGGCGGCTTTGGCACGCTGGACGAAGCGCTCGAAGTCCTCACCCTGCTGCAGACCGGCAAGCGGAACGTGGCGCCGGTCGTGCTGCTGGACGCCCCCGGCGGCGGGTACTGGAAAGCCCTCGACAGCTTTATCCAGGAGCACATGCTGCAGGGCGGCATGATCTCGCCGGAGGACCTGTCGCTGTACAAAGTGACCGAAAGTTGCGAAGAGGCGGTCAACGAGTGCCTGCATTTCTACAGCGTGTACCACAGCATGCGGTATGTGCGGGACCGGCTGGTGTTCCGCCTGAACCAGCCGCTTTCCGCCGAGTTGCTGGCGGCTGTGAACGAGCATTTCGCCGACATCCTGACCGAAGGCTGCTTCGACCAGCGCGGCCCGCTGAAGCACGAAAGCGACGAACCCGACCTGGCTCACCTGACCCGGCTGGTCTTCACCTTCAACCGCCGGGACCTGGGGCGTTTACGGCAACTGGTCGATTGCCTGAACAACGGCCGGATCACCCCCTGA